A section of the Malania oleifera isolate guangnan ecotype guangnan chromosome 2, ASM2987363v1, whole genome shotgun sequence genome encodes:
- the LOC131149829 gene encoding borneol dehydrogenase, mitochondrial-like — protein MGSVCLLSTAARRLQGKVALITGGARGIGEATARLFTKHGARVVIADVEDDLARSVCRDLPPDSSTFVHCDVTDETQVENAVNSAVSSYGTLDIMFNNAGVTGTAKPSILDGDKADFERVVGVNLVGSFLGTKHAARVMIPNRRGAIIMTASVCSAVGGVASHAYTSSKHGVLGLARNAAVDLGRHGIRVNCVSPYVVPTRMSKEFFETYDVGGSGLYSNLRGVTLKAEDVAEAALYLGSDEAKYVSGHNLLVDGGFTIVNPAFGIFGH, from the exons ATGGGAAGCGTCTGTCTCCTCTCGACCGCTGCAAGAAG GCTACAAGGGAAGGTAGCGCTAATCACCGGCGGCGCTAGAGGCATCGGCGAGGCCACTGCACGCCTCTTCACCAAACACGGAGCCAGAGTGGTCATCGCAGACGTCGAAGACGACTTGGCCCGTTCCGTCTGCCGAGACCTTCCGCCCGACTCCTCCACCTTCGTCCACTGCGACGTCACCGACGAAACTCAAGTCGAAAACGCCGTCAACTCGGCCGTCTCCAGCTACGGCACGCTGGACATCATGTTCAACAACGCCGGCGTGACGGGTACCGCCAAGCCCTCCATTCTCGACGGCGACAAGGCGGATTTCGAGCGCGTCGTGGGCGTCAACCTGGTGGGCTCCTTCCTGGGCACCAAGCACGCCGCCCGGGTGATGATCCCCAATCGCCGCGGTGCCATAATTATGACGGCGAGCGTGTGCTCCGCCGTGGGCGGGGTGGCGTCGCACGCGTACACGAGTTCGAAGCACGGCGTGCTGGGGCTGGCGCGGAACGCGGCGGTGGATCTAGGGCGGCACGGGATTCGGGTGAACTGCGTGTCGCCGTACGTGGTGCCGACGCGGATGTCGAAGGAGTTCTTCGAGACGTACGATGTGGGGGGGTCGGGGCTGTATTCGAATTTGAGAGGGGTGACTCTGAAGGCGGAGGATGTGGCGGAGGCGGCGCTCTATTTGGGGAGTGATGAGGCTAAATATGTGAGCGGCCATAATCTTCTGGTGGACGGAGGCTTCACCATTGTGAATCCTGCTTTTGGTATATTCGGACATTGA